The following are encoded in a window of Sebastes umbrosus isolate fSebUmb1 chromosome 7, fSebUmb1.pri, whole genome shotgun sequence genomic DNA:
- the c7h19orf47 gene encoding uncharacterized protein C19orf47 homolog isoform X1 — MSGRAEVASRKQHPDVADVTNTFVVNMASVTTATSEWIQFFKDAGIPAGLAVTYAVSFVDNRIHKNMLMDLSKDIMMDLGITVIGDIIAILKHAKQVYRQDMCKMATEAISSGQTSVKAELRRTANTPATRMIANALSSDSPPATPARRPDNRLSVTVSNMQAKSGKAVVSQPADEGNGLPAVKRRRVTAEMEGKYIVNMPKGSTPRTRRILAQQAKKGLKRTSVFARLGAESKADTTTSNNKPTGVFSRLGRGDEEEDGPRPAKMAGIIDVDDEDDSDGEGSVLQYAGVLKRLPPPQKKEPATKPAPTTLRRLGGRFKLPPSDTPTSSSSPNGLPPAKVSVLKRLGKLPATHPSATVSPTPADTQDNRVTSTRPKAQEGITIASPKVSSSTGAGGGGGGVGVGEGESLGAQMDIMAISVFKRLGNKRT; from the exons cCACCTCTGAGTGGATCCAGTTTTTTAAGGATGCTGGGATCCCAGCCGGCCTCGCAGTCACTTATGCAGTCTCCTTCGTGGACAACAG AATTCACAAGAACATGCTGATGGACCTCAGTAAAGATATCATGATGGACCTCGGCATTACAGTCATTGGCGACATCATTGCCATTCTTAAACATGCCAAGCAGGTCTACAGACAG GACATGTGCAAAATGGCCACGGAAGCCATCTCCTCAGGACAGACCAGCGTTAAAGCTGAGCTTAGAAGAACTGCCAATACTC CTGCCACTCGTATGATTGCCAACGCTTTGAGCAGCGATTCCCCGCCGGCCACTCCAGCCCGTCGACCTGACAACCGCCTCTCGGTCACAGTGTCCAACATGCAAGCAAAGAGTGGCAAAGCAG TCGTGAGTCAGCCAGCTGACGAGGGGAACGGTTTGCCAGCAGTGAAGCGCCGACGTGTGACAGCTGAGATGGAAGGCAAGTACATCGTCAACATGCCCAAAGGCTCCACGCCTCGTACACGCCGCATCCTGGCCCAGCAGGCCAAGAAAG GTTTGAAACGCACCTCTGTGTTTGCAAGACTTGGGGCTGAATCGAAGGCAGACACGACAACAAGCAATAACAAG CCCACCGGTGTGTTCAGTCGTCTTGGCAgaggggatgaagaggaagacgGGCCGAGGCCAGCTAAGATGGCTGGAATCATTGATGTAGATGACGAGGACGACAGCGACGGAGAAGGCTCCGTCCTCCAGTACGCTGGCGTCCTCAAGAGACTTCCTCCCCCCCAGAAGAAAGAGCCGGCCACAAAACCGGCCCCGACCACCCTGCGGCGCCTGGGAGGCAGATTCAAACTACCTCCCTCTGACACTccaacctcctcttcctcccctaaTGGCCTCCCCCCTGCCAAAGTTAGTGTGCTTAAGAGACTGGGCAAGCTCCCCGCCACACACCCGAGTGCCACCGTGTCGCCCACACCCGCTGACACACAGGACAACAGGGTGACCAGCACCAGGCCCAAAGCCCAGGAGGGAATCACCATAGCAAGCCCCAaggtcagcagcagcaccggagctgggggaggaggaggaggagtaggagtagGAGAAGGAGAGTCTCTGGGTGCCCAGATGGACATTATGGCTATCAGTGTTTTTAAGAGACTGGGCAACAAGAGAACCTAA
- the c7h19orf47 gene encoding uncharacterized protein C19orf47 homolog isoform X2 — translation MSGRAEVASRKQHPDVADVTNTFVVNMASVTTATSEWIQFFKDAGIPAGLAVTYAVSFVDNRIHKNMLMDLSKDIMMDLGITVIGDIIAILKHAKQVYRQDMCKMATEAISSGQTSVKAELRRTANTPATRMIANALSSDSPPATPARRPDNRLSVTVSNMQAKSGKAVVSQPADEGNGLPAVKRRRVTAEMEGLKRTSVFARLGAESKADTTTSNNKPTGVFSRLGRGDEEEDGPRPAKMAGIIDVDDEDDSDGEGSVLQYAGVLKRLPPPQKKEPATKPAPTTLRRLGGRFKLPPSDTPTSSSSPNGLPPAKVSVLKRLGKLPATHPSATVSPTPADTQDNRVTSTRPKAQEGITIASPKVSSSTGAGGGGGGVGVGEGESLGAQMDIMAISVFKRLGNKRT, via the exons cCACCTCTGAGTGGATCCAGTTTTTTAAGGATGCTGGGATCCCAGCCGGCCTCGCAGTCACTTATGCAGTCTCCTTCGTGGACAACAG AATTCACAAGAACATGCTGATGGACCTCAGTAAAGATATCATGATGGACCTCGGCATTACAGTCATTGGCGACATCATTGCCATTCTTAAACATGCCAAGCAGGTCTACAGACAG GACATGTGCAAAATGGCCACGGAAGCCATCTCCTCAGGACAGACCAGCGTTAAAGCTGAGCTTAGAAGAACTGCCAATACTC CTGCCACTCGTATGATTGCCAACGCTTTGAGCAGCGATTCCCCGCCGGCCACTCCAGCCCGTCGACCTGACAACCGCCTCTCGGTCACAGTGTCCAACATGCAAGCAAAGAGTGGCAAAGCAG TCGTGAGTCAGCCAGCTGACGAGGGGAACGGTTTGCCAGCAGTGAAGCGCCGACGTGTGACAGCTGAGATGGAAG GTTTGAAACGCACCTCTGTGTTTGCAAGACTTGGGGCTGAATCGAAGGCAGACACGACAACAAGCAATAACAAG CCCACCGGTGTGTTCAGTCGTCTTGGCAgaggggatgaagaggaagacgGGCCGAGGCCAGCTAAGATGGCTGGAATCATTGATGTAGATGACGAGGACGACAGCGACGGAGAAGGCTCCGTCCTCCAGTACGCTGGCGTCCTCAAGAGACTTCCTCCCCCCCAGAAGAAAGAGCCGGCCACAAAACCGGCCCCGACCACCCTGCGGCGCCTGGGAGGCAGATTCAAACTACCTCCCTCTGACACTccaacctcctcttcctcccctaaTGGCCTCCCCCCTGCCAAAGTTAGTGTGCTTAAGAGACTGGGCAAGCTCCCCGCCACACACCCGAGTGCCACCGTGTCGCCCACACCCGCTGACACACAGGACAACAGGGTGACCAGCACCAGGCCCAAAGCCCAGGAGGGAATCACCATAGCAAGCCCCAaggtcagcagcagcaccggagctgggggaggaggaggaggagtaggagtagGAGAAGGAGAGTCTCTGGGTGCCCAGATGGACATTATGGCTATCAGTGTTTTTAAGAGACTGGGCAACAAGAGAACCTAA